GTCTAATTTGCACTAATAATCTTATCTTAACATCATGGTTTCATGactggagggagtatatgatTAAGAAAAAGATCATATCTCCTTGTGGACAAAACTTTGAGTTGCAAACTTTTTTTGTAACACTGGATACACTGGATATTTGACAGGCGGGTAAGCATAAAGCAAGGAATGTTTACTACATATGTAATAGTTAATAAATCTTTGTATCTTTCTAATGCTATATATTGGCTTCACCCATTAACTTCTTGACAGGTGAGCAAGTGGGAATTGGGGATCCAGCGGACGCCGATCAGGAGGAGCAaaggcggcaggcggcgcggcgggagcgAGACTTCCTGGCAGGGATCAGGAAGCTCATCAAGAGCTTCAAGAGCCTATCCCACATCTTCGAGATATACAAGGAGGACGACGATGAGAATGAGGATGACATAGATGCAGGCATCGAGATTGGGTTCCCCACGGACGTGCAGCACGTGGCGCACATCGGCCTGGATGGGTCCACCAACTTGTCCAGCCTCAGGGGGTTGGAGGGGGCCAGGGACCTGCTCCCCCTCTCCAACCTAACCACCCTTGAGCAGTTCGAGCTCGCCATGGCCTCGCTCGCTTCTGCTCCGAGCACAGATCGCGATGGGGTGTTAGATAGAGCCTTCCAGGATTAGGTTTATACAAATTAGGACGCACGTGGTGCTTGTGGTCATGCCCTTGTTTTCTTCTTGGTTttgttcatgattttttttgggggggggggggggggggggggcggatgCTGGTTTGTCCTGTTTTGGTCTTAAAGGTTATGTCCATTTTGGCAAAATATTATCATCCAACAAAAAGCAACAAGGAGACAAGTGCAGTCTTCTGACAATTGGCACCAGATACCTAATCCTCTGAATGTTGACGTACACCACGGACAAATGAGCAGCAAGAGACCATATGTTCATCGGTGTCAGAGGAACGGTACATAGAGCAGTGCCGCGATCATATACAAAACAAATGCATCTCCGTCGTGGCGTCCTTCCCATCCCAATGTTGGGCAACAACTCTGCCAGAAGGTGAAAAAAGTAAGTCTAGCATCTGAAGAAAGAAAATGTTAATGCCTCAATGTAAACATACATTCAGGAACAGCTCAACTGCCATAATGGATGCAAGATGATTAGAACCATTTGCGTAACTAGCAAAATGTACGTGCGCCACGCACATATTTTTCCGGAGAATGTATTATTAAACACATCTCAAGCTAGCAGGTGCAGCTTAGTCCGATTTGATTCCAAATTAATTTGGATAGTAACAAATTTTCACTCATTTCATTGCTAATAACTAATAAAGCAGCAATGTTAGCCAATTACAACTAAAAAAGAAAGAGTACCAAAACTTCTTTCTTTCAATCTACTTCTGTGCTCTTTCTAGTCATATCTCCACTGGTGAAATATGAAGACTTCGGATGACAACTCTAATTTTATACCAATATTTCTTTGTTGGGCCTCTACACTCATAGTGATACTATGCTTCAAGCTGCTCATCTATTCATATTTCAGGGTTCCATATATATTCTCGGAGCATTTCTTTTCTAGTAGTCTCAGTTTATTGTAATTGCTTGGATTCAGTTTGAAATCACTCAGTATGCTCTTCAAGTCTCTATTCAAGAACCTTGTCCTTTGCAAACACATTGAGCAATTTATCAGCCAGGCTGGGTACCTCTTCAAGTGCCATCAGAATCTCTGAAACTTGCACAGGTTCAGAAGACAACTTCGAAGTTGCACTAAATTCTTGACATCATCTTTTATTGGCAGCTCGTCGCCGACGTATCACCATTGCTGCTACTAGGATAAGAATTCAGGTAGTCAGAGA
This genomic interval from Panicum virgatum strain AP13 chromosome 8K, P.virgatum_v5, whole genome shotgun sequence contains the following:
- the LOC120644317 gene encoding uncharacterized protein LOC120644317, whose product is MTPVSEHQQPKEPGTQAATSHHAPAVPSEQVGIGDPADADQEEQRRQAARRERDFLAGIRKLIKSFKSLSHIFEIYKEDDDENEDDIDAGIEIGFPTDVQHVAHIGLDGSTNLSSLRGLEGARDLLPLSNLTTLEQFELAMASLASAPSTDRDGVLDRAFQD